Within the Vigna angularis cultivar LongXiaoDou No.4 chromosome 10, ASM1680809v1, whole genome shotgun sequence genome, the region ATGACACAATATGTTCAACCCACGACAAATATCGTTAAAATAAGCTCTAACCATAGTTATGATACCATCATCACTAGTGCAAAACCagtgtataacgtcacgcgttcaacgtccaaccactgaataaccaaacgttaaaaatgatcggtgacatttttgtaaataaatgcaattgtagaacGTCGAAGCCTCAGTCAATTCGACGTTCTAtgatggtaattatttaaatcagCGCGTcattctctttcatctttcttttaaaCCCCCAATAGTATGTCAGGGTTTGACGTAATATTTGTCACTCAGAAGCCAAAAAGTCaccctttttaattatttttcttttttcttttaaataacaaataaagcgTCGAATTCTACAAGGGCTTAGAtgtattatttgtcagccataagccaaaaagtaacccctgtttaattatttttttcttttttcttttaaaccacatataatacgtcgaattttgtaggagtttatcttagcgcgcaagaccctcttctcttctcaaacttttctcgaacgaagtttgacgagcatcacatgtaatctttctttcatttcataCAAATGCaggttaattaactactttatgtataattttcgtttgttttgaccgattatttttgtgttcttgtccttcataggcgcattctgtttTCTGTCTCACGGGTGGAAACACTTTATAGTGACGAactcaccttttgaaggttatagttttcgttttcgttttgaagaacttatttgttgaacttgtttgttgttgttttttgttgaacttgtttgttgttgttatttgattgaacttgtttgttgttgttgtttgattgaacttgtttgttgtttgttattgttgtttgttgttgatactatactacACGTTTTTCaagtctcgtagagttgtaaaaatgactacaattaattaaagaaaacaaaaacaattgtTGAACAtcgaatattaacaaaatttgatgtcaatttgattaacgtcgaattttttaaattcgacgttaatttaaaatctgatatGACGTCGatctcgaattcgacgtgacgacgttatacaatatttttgtaCTACTACATGTTAAGATATAAACTTTACTCTAAATTAAGTGtgttttaattaagtttaaagttcaGTTCTTAACctattaaatgtataaatagtaatatataattaaaatatttgaaaattaaaatattatatatatatatatatacgtgtgtgtgtgtgtaacattttatatttgtcATACAAGTAAAAATTGGTTGTTTTCATTAGATTATTTTCTTCTTGAACCCTTGAAAAGCGAGATTTATAGCTCCGGCCCTGCGTCTAATTGCGtatgtagaagaagaaaaggtaataaatactaaaatgaaagataaaagaacCATAAGAAATGAATgtgtaggaaaaaaaaagagaactgTGACAAGAGTCCTCATGGGTTTTAACCTTCTTATATAGAATAAACTTTAAAGAGAAATTAAACTTACAAACTAAAATGttagaaaacatttttcttttctcctaaAAGAATATCCcaattacaatttttaattagCCTTCCTCACAATAACACAGGAAGATAATTGTCATGCAAAGTTAAACATATAGGACTTTGATAGCATCAtctcataaataataattttaaaaaatgaatcttCAAGTTTgctcctcttcttcctttttttttcacttcccTTGTTAATTAAATAGATTTGGCACCCCACTCTTTGAATCTATCAACCaaacttattttctttaagttttctCCTTCATCCATCAACTTGAGTTATTCTCAAGAGTCACAAGGGTAGGAATTTGACCATGGTtaacaaaatcaattttgttcaaTCTTAAGCAGCACAACACCTCCTCAGGAAGTTCCTCTTGCTTTTGTGCCTGAAAAACCATCACAAGTGAagatcaaatattatttaaccaaactaaaatatgttttcattccatacaaagttaacaaaaaaataaagagaaaatctcaccataaccaaaataaaaaaaactttcataTACAAGTGTTaagaattttgatatatatatatatatatatatatatatatatatatatatatatatatatatatatatatatatatatatatatatatatatatatatatatatatatatatatatatatatatatatatatatatatatatatatatatatatatatatatataggggtttgctaactGTTTTtccagttggtacattttagtaatatgtatcgggttttagtagacaaaaatatccttatatatcatggattctaagttttaaggttaagggtattttaataattttcattctcaaaactaaaaaaaaaaagaaacccctcAAACCCTTattcacctctctcattcctctaaaccctttctctttcatctttctcactccaattgaaaaaatcaaaaacacttgtcgttaaacaatcttatttgatgtcattatgtatttctgatttttttctaGGTCTTATCCTTTGACAtccgaaagaattggtaattggcctggagggtttttttagagatgatgattcaacatatgcagatgatgaaattagagaggttagtgaagatggtgaaattgaagtgatcttgaatgaacctttgactgaaggtgaatatgtcaatgactcaactctttacaaaggcaaattgtttaaaggcaagtgtttctgattttttcaattgaagcTACAGTAGGGACGATAGAgaaaaaggttggagtgagagagatgaaagagaaagaattgAGAGGAATCAAATAGGTGAGTAAgagtttgggtttttttttttttaattttgataatgaatattaaaatatccttaaccttaaaacttagaatccatatatataagagtatttttgtctactaaaatccggtacacattgctaaaatgtaccaactgaaaaacaggcgtacgcgcgttagcaaaccttatatatatatatatatatatatatatatatatatatatatatatatatatatatatatatatatatatatatatatatatatatatatttgaattattgaaAAACGAGTAGttcttaaattaaaactataatatttatcaaaagattaatatttttgtgATAAATCTTTATAGAATCTATTAATTACtcttaaaaaatagattttaagtttaatttaattttacaaaaccaaatataagatttatatctatttatatactaatttttttttttaatttatactcgTGGAATGTCCAACAAACACTTTGTCTAATAGAGATAATAGCTTGATAAACATGATTACTGAAATTTTGAAACCGAATGTAGCAAGGCAACACAATATACCTGGATAGTTAGGCCAACATCAAGTATTCCAAGCTTTACACGGTCTCTGAGTGAATCAAGTCCTTTCCTTGATATGTAGCTAAAGCGATGTATATCCAGATCTATCTCAAAGTAGTTAGGTCCCTGTAATCAAAATACATGAATCATGTGTACAAATATGGGGAGTAGAAGAATCATTCTACATGGTAAAGTGAGCTTTATGACTTAATGCAACATAGAAAGAACTTCAGAAACATCTTTGCTGCTAAGAATAACTTCATTTGGATCATTCCACCTCAAAATCCTAAGGTTTTGTTGCCTTAAAATGAACTCAATTCTGATGCCataaatatgttatatattgCTGTTTCATAGACTCCTTCAACTGAGAACGAGACATGTATTTTAAGCCAAGGAAGATCTGAGTATATACCTTGTAGAACTCGTGCTGAGGACGTGATAACACAGGCTTGCCATTGTAAGCATTTATAAGCTTTTTCTCTGTAGAATACAGGTTAAGGTCCTCTGGATTAACAACACCAGCCAAAATTTTTAGCCTCTCCCTGTAGGGAACCATGCTTTCCTTTGTATACCCTTTCACCTTTTCCATCTCATCATCCATAAATCTCTGCCAAACCAATACTGTTGTTTAGCttgaaaagaaacaaatgcTCGATTTGATGTTAGGAAACTACAGCAAGATCATATTGAACTTTGACTTGTTTTCCCTTGAGTTTGGAAGGCTATAATTGAGAATATATCGCAAACTTGAGAAGGAAACTACTACAAAGCTTATGATCATGTCATACTAAGAACCTACTTCAAAAGGGTACCTCACAATTTAAGGTGAAGTAAACCAAAAAAGATTATTCTGGGTAATATGATGAAGGTCCTTCTGAAAAAGAATACATGTTTTTAAACTAACTTTTCAAGCTTCTTAATAACAGAAGCCACTTGTGTTTACTAAGTCAAGTTTCTAAATAACAAGTAGCTACCGATGAAAATAAATACCTTAATCATGCTCCGAAAATTTTGTGAGATCTCATTCTCAAAATCCTcagacaatttaaaatacagTACAAGACTCAAGCCTTCCCCATTGGCATCACCAAGGAACACGCTAGCAGCATATGTTGGCAGCTAAGGCAAaagaaacataataataatgtaaGCAAGCATTCTTTAACGTTGTATAAGTAGAAAAAAGAGCAGCTATAGACCTCATCAAAAGTGAAGAACATGTATGACTTGTGAGCATAAAAGGAGCAAACCTGTATATTAACAATGAGGAGGGAAGGTAATTTCTCATTTTCTGTGACAGATGGAAGTTCAATATACCTAGCAATGTGGTTTATCTTCTTCGGACAGGAGAATAAATCAACACCTATTGGTACGTAAGGACAGATTTCGCGAGCAGGGCTCTTCTGCTTATCTCTGCACAAGTTATTTCACATATAATATCAGTCTTTTtaagaagaaacaaacaatGAAACCAATGGACTAACTGATGGATGAATATGAGCATGAAATGACAGAATATTGACAGATACAATTTCACATGCCTGAAAAAGTTTTCACCACGAAGCTTGAACACTGATGGTGTAATCACAGACCATGTACCAGGTGATGGTTTTTCTTGAGTTGAACCTGGGATTTGATGCCCTGCCTTGGGACGATAAAGAAATTTCTCTGATGAACCTGTTCATCCAATCATTATAGTAGCATCAAAATTCTGAGAACTATggatgtatgtatgtattaatataagaaaaatagcAATGTAGCGGTAACAAATAGTGCAGCACAAAAGATTATCAACTGATATGTATTCAGTGCAGATCGCATTCTCATTGTTGGACAAGGAAAGCATCCAAGATGCTCATAATTTCACGTTTAGAGATTTTGAAGAGCAAAAGGGCAAATCATTGATCGAAACAACGGAAAATAGTGCATGTTATGTACTTACAGGATTCGGTCATCTTGTCATATCCATCAATTGATGACCTTTTAACAGAAAGCATGATAACTGTTGATTGTTTTGAGTTGGTTTCTTGAGTTTTCTCCCCATTCTTACAGTTACTTCCATCTATTTTGAGGTAGCTCTCATAAAAGCAAGATGCAGTTTCATACTGAACAACCTGATTTGGGCCACTTGCCAAAGCATTGCTGGCAAAGGGAAAACAATCTGTTACCATAAAAGACAAACACATAAGTCCCATTAAGATAACAAGAATGATTCTGAAATCGACACTGGAAACTGCAAGCAATAAATGCATTACCTCCATGCACACTGCTGAAGTCATCATCTGAATCAGATTCTATAATGCTAACTGAATCAAACCATGCTTCTTCTTGATATTTTCCTGCATAGTATTTATAATGAAGCATGTTGAACATAGGGAGCAATGCCAACTCCATGAAATTCATCAATCTAAATGCCATAAGAAACATCATCACTGACCACAACACCAAGCCTTATCTCAGTTTCAGCAATGTATAATTAACCAAACAATAATACACCCTCAAAGGCACAAACATTAAAATCACAAATAACCATCAATGAGTGCAtgatataagaaaaattatcaaTAGTTTCACATGGCAGAaaggagaagagggagaaaagaaaacattgtgTACCGTTTGCATCAATTTG harbors:
- the LOC108335326 gene encoding uncharacterized protein LOC108335326, with product MLAGLVKKIASTTMGSCASNPNRKASGHKRRKHKSGKRRGNIPTSLPEMPLKRVSNAGSLVGDFNLSDFVNLDFENGASAPCRRSEVSNMKFHLTQLQYHSQIDANGKYQEEAWFDSVSIIESDSDDDFSSVHGDCFPFASNALASGPNQVVQYETASCFYESYLKIDGSNCKNGEKTQETNSKQSTVIMLSVKRSSIDGYDKMTESCSSEKFLYRPKAGHQIPGSTQEKPSPGTWSVITPSVFKLRGENFFRDKQKSPAREICPYVPIGVDLFSCPKKINHIARYIELPSVTENEKLPSLLIVNIQLPTYAASVFLGDANGEGLSLVLYFKLSEDFENEISQNFRSMIKRFMDDEMEKVKGYTKESMVPYRERLKILAGVVNPEDLNLYSTEKKLINAYNGKPVLSRPQHEFYKGPNYFEIDLDIHRFSYISRKGLDSLRDRVKLGILDVGLTIQAQKQEELPEEVLCCLRLNKIDFVNHGQIPTLVTLENNSS